In Ascochyta rabiei chromosome 11, complete sequence, the following are encoded in one genomic region:
- a CDS encoding Unsaturated rhamnogalacturonyl hydrolase — protein MRLLTTLASLCILPALASRPVGGGHGSTTPLSLQMAESIMSRQQGVYSSAGDPSGALQAGFVQKTFSRIAAQYPQHASTPGIASYVARSADSLLGIFNSSSSALRFPMDRLSSGNAMIRLYETTGESKYKAAADVLDSSIAENRRNAEAGLWYYVYPNWSYLDGLFSFGPFWALYTLTYSPRSSSAWSELRRQFALVAAHCSTDGEDGLLVHGYDDSRTAVWANNTLGQSPHVWGRSLGWYVMALVDTVEVLDADSQASTEAVRDVRSWLVDELRHRMRAVAQAVDPASAGWWQVLDQPGREGNYIESSGSSMFVYALLKGVRLGYLEPRSPGLNASYVDVGRRAYAYLEKRFVVDNGNGTLGWNGTVSVCSLNSTASYAYYVGRPLLYNSVLGSAAFVAASLEVERLHGR, from the coding sequence ATGCGGCTGCTCACTACCCTCGCCTCCCTCTGCATCCTCCCAGCACTCGCAAGCAGGCCTGTCGGCGGTGGCCATGGATCCACGACCCCGCTCTCCCTCCAAATGGCCGAGTCCATCATGTCCCGCCAGCAAGGCGTGTACAGCAGCGCGGGCGACCCCTCGGGCGCTCTGCAAGCCGGCTTCGTCCAAAAGACCTTCTCCCGCATCGCCGCGCAATACCCACAGCACGCGTCCACGCCTGGAATCGCATCCTACGTGGCGCGGTCGGCAGACTCGCTACTCGGCATCTTCAACAGCTCGAGCTCTGCGCTGAGGTTCCCCATGGACAGGCTGTCGAGCGGGAACGCGATGATTCGGCTGTACGAGACGACAGGCGAGAGCAAGTACAAGGCTGCCGCGGACGTGCTCGACAGCAGCATTGCCGAGAACAGAAGAAACGCCGAGGCAGGGCTCTGGTACTACGTGTACCCGAACTGGAGCTACCTCGACGGCCTGTTCTCCTTCGGACCCTTCTGGGCGCTCTACACACTCACCTACAGCCCGCGGTCCAGCAGCGCGTGGAGCGAGCTGCGGAGACAGTTTGCGTTGGTGGCGGCGCACTGCAGCACCGATGGCGAAGACGGCTTGCTGGTGCACGGGTACGACGACAGCCGGACGGCGGTGTGGGCGAACAACACACTCGGGCAGAGCCCGCATGTGTGGGGGCGGAGTCTGGGGTGGTATGTCATGGCGCTGGTGGACACGGTCGAGGTGCTGGATGCAGACTCGCAGGCGTCCACCGAGGCGGTGCGCGACGTCCGAAGTTGGTTGGTGGACGAGCTGCGACACCGCATGCGCGCCGTTGCGCAAGCCGTCGACCCCGCGTCGGCGGGCTGGTGGCAGGTTCTGGATCAGCCGGGCCGGGAGGGGAATTACATCGAGAGCAGCGGGAGCTCCATGTTTGTGTACGCGCTCCTCAAGGGCGTGCGGTTGGGGTACCTGGAGCCTCGGTCGCCGGGGCTGAACGCGAGCTACGTCGATGTGGGACGGCGTGCGTACGCCTACCTCGAGAAGAGATTTGTGGTGGACAACGGGAACGGGACGCTGGGGTGGAATGGCACCGTGAGTGTGTGCAGCTTGAACAGCACGGCGAGCTATGCGTACTATGTCGGGAGGCCGTTGCTGTACAACAGCGTGCTGGGGAGTGCGGCGTTTGTGGCGGCGAGCTTGGAGGTGGAGCGGTTGCATGGCCGCTGA
- a CDS encoding Cholestenol Delta-isomerase — MALNSSSAAAHPYYPLGVEIVGYMANEWNTLELVSMFAAGCAVIFSITYAILMKLRPNASNSDVSIMMWFVLCGCIHSFFEGYFAYNFRRMGGMQDLFGQLWKEYALSDSRYLTQDAFVLCMETITAAFWGPLSFVTAYLIAVDHPLRYSLQLIVSLGQFYGDILYYATSLFDHYILDVAYTRPEAAYYWGYFVLMNFFWIVIPGYLMYQSVDATVRAFRAVNDASRLLQKAEQMGYYKKKA; from the exons ATGGCCTTGAATTCCTCCTCTGCAGCGGCGCACCCGTACTACCCCCTCGGCGTGGAGATTGTGGGGTACATGGCCAACGAATGGAACACGCTCGAACTGGTCAGCATGTTTGCAGCGGGGTGCGCCGTCATCTTCAGCATCACGTACGCCATTCTGATGAAGCTGCGCCCGAATGCCAGCAACTCGGACGTGTCCATCATGATGTGGTTCGTGCTGTGCGGCTGCATCCACTCGTTCTTCGAGGGCTACTTTGCCTACAACTTCAGGCGCATGGGCGGCATGCAGGATCTGTTTGGCCAGCTGTGGAAGGAGTACGCGCTGAGCGACTCGCGCTACCTGACCCAGGACGCCTTCGTCCTGTGCATGGAGACGATCACCGCG GCCTTCTGGGGACCCCTCTCCTTCGTCACCGCCTACCTGATCGCTGTCGACCACCCGCTCCGCTACTCTCTCCAGCTGATTGTCTCGCTCGGCCAGTTCTACGGCGACATCCTGTACTACGCCACCTCCCTGTTCGACCACTACATCCTCGACGTCGCCTACACTCGCCCGGAGGCAGCCTACTACTGGGGCTACTTCGTCCTCATGAACTTCTTCTGGATCGTCATCCCTGGCTACCTCATGTACCAGAGCGTCGACGCGACCGTTCGTGCGTTCCGCGCTGTCAACGACGCTTCCAGGCTGCTGCAGAAGGCCGAGCAGATGGGCTACtacaagaagaaggcttAG